One Anaerohalosphaeraceae bacterium DNA segment encodes these proteins:
- a CDS encoding glycosyltransferase family 4 protein, producing MPPDENNTGGLCRKVCRPLLFVRPEVLRLYPGLFRSMLVGLVGSSYRPALAGPQGSDFYKVLCPSVEVFEYPQNWQFRRRSRAMQEFIECLRYYRPTVLHGVWPAHARLLHFLSECFEVPYILSFFDFPQKLFCRLFPFEQADALTAASEPILQVLQQSGRGQLPPIHLIRPGCYTEDACVCFSDSSRLPSLILVHPLDRADALEPFLQALRHLRLDGFDFFAAILGSGRAEHAVRRRVRTLGLRSNLSVVPMEESIRDVLSGADIFVYLNPVRRFEPLLLEVMGTGLAIAGTPDPAGGLLQDGVTALWVEPNNELSIYAALKKLLSRPELARQLASAAQNYVRRNHPVSGMIEQLIDLYLSIHKRPFE from the coding sequence ATGCCTCCTGATGAAAACAATACCGGCGGTTTGTGTCGGAAGGTTTGCAGACCTCTGCTTTTTGTCCGGCCGGAGGTGCTTCGGCTGTATCCGGGGCTCTTTCGCAGCATGTTGGTAGGGCTGGTAGGGTCTTCCTATCGCCCGGCGCTGGCAGGACCGCAGGGAAGCGATTTTTACAAAGTTTTGTGTCCATCCGTGGAGGTTTTTGAATATCCTCAGAACTGGCAGTTTCGGCGTCGAAGCCGAGCCATGCAGGAATTTATCGAATGCCTCCGATATTATCGACCGACGGTGCTGCACGGCGTTTGGCCGGCCCATGCGCGTCTGCTGCATTTTCTTTCCGAGTGCTTTGAGGTTCCTTATATCCTGTCTTTTTTTGACTTTCCCCAAAAACTGTTTTGCCGGCTGTTTCCTTTTGAGCAGGCGGATGCCCTGACAGCCGCCAGTGAGCCGATTCTGCAGGTCCTCCAACAAAGCGGACGCGGACAGCTGCCTCCGATTCACCTGATACGGCCCGGCTGCTATACGGAGGATGCGTGTGTCTGTTTTTCCGACTCCTCCCGTCTGCCGAGTCTGATTCTGGTGCATCCGCTGGACCGAGCGGATGCTTTGGAGCCGTTTCTTCAGGCCCTGCGTCATCTGCGGCTGGATGGTTTTGATTTTTTTGCAGCGATTCTCGGTTCCGGTCGGGCAGAGCATGCGGTCCGCCGAAGAGTTCGAACTCTTGGATTGCGGTCGAATTTAAGCGTGGTTCCGATGGAGGAATCGATTCGGGATGTCTTGTCCGGAGCGGATATCTTTGTGTATCTGAATCCGGTACGGCGGTTCGAACCGCTCCTGCTGGAGGTCATGGGAACGGGCCTGGCCATAGCGGGTACCCCTGACCCGGCAGGGGGCCTGCTGCAGGACGGTGTAACGGCTCTTTGGGTGGAACCGAACAATGAATTGAGCATTTATGCGGCTTTGAAAAAACTTCTAAGCCGGCCGGAGCTGGCTCGTCAGCTGGCGTCGGCTGCGCAGAATTACGTTCGCCGCAATCACCCCGTCAGCGGGATGATTGAGCAGCTGATAGATCTTTATTTATCGATTCACAAGCGGCCGTTTGAATAA
- a CDS encoding glycoside hydrolase family 2 TIM barrel-domain containing protein, translated as MQRSQIQLQILTAIVCGTTVWAGSRMIQESDFCLDWKFFKGDALDAYRPDFDDSAWRTVSLPHDWSIEGPKDRRNPGGRQNGYFPGGIGWYRKRFRLSPEAADKKVLVQFDEVYHNSEVWINGRSLGRRPYGYIHFEHDLTDYLRIGQDNVLSVRVDNSDQPNCRWYSGSGIYRRVRLLITDKLCVVSWGTAVTTPQIDEKRASIKVCTEVQNAYPQPQECILLTQVIDPKGKTAAETRSVRLLRAGEHSRFEEQIEISRPELWSPDQPNLYTVRSLVRTPERLCDIYETPFGIRRIALDSNRGFLLNGVPVKMKGVCIHHDAGSLGAAVPVRVWERRLEILQSIGCNAIRTSHNPPAPELPDLCDRMGFLVIEEAFDKWDGRYGRWFESWWKQDLVDMIQRDRNHPSVVIWSVGNEVSGQGGERFMEQLSRLVDETRRHDPTRPVTCALRPFDIRSREENAQIIAQIAKAMDVVSCNYQEQWFEDYRKEYPEILIIASESYPFYRGKEMSYKAFEPLNPWLEAEKHDYVLGTFYWTGIDYLGEAEAGWPYHGWNCSLIDTCGFVRPVGHLVRSFWSKEPMVYLAVLDDSLEEPNPTKDHWGWPKMASHWTVPVPEGQLVKIAVFSNCPTAEVFLNGQSMGRKERCHFPDGMMIWKIPYIPGRIEARGLKEEKTLCTYQLRTAGRPTQICLLADRNVLRADGQDVSHVEVQIQDAEGVVVPNAAHTIRYFLDGPGTILGVDNGDLTSMESYQASERKVFQGRALVIIQSARQEGAITLRARADGLKEAAVVIQTAACESINKDLSAAQSSR; from the coding sequence ATGCAGAGAAGCCAAATCCAGCTGCAGATTTTGACAGCGATAGTCTGCGGAACCACTGTTTGGGCCGGCTCTCGAATGATTCAGGAATCCGATTTCTGCCTCGACTGGAAATTTTTTAAAGGAGACGCGCTGGATGCTTACCGTCCCGATTTTGATGATTCGGCTTGGAGAACGGTTTCGCTGCCGCATGACTGGAGTATTGAAGGTCCGAAAGACCGCCGGAATCCGGGCGGCCGACAGAACGGATACTTTCCCGGCGGCATCGGCTGGTATCGCAAGCGGTTCCGCCTTTCGCCGGAGGCCGCTGACAAAAAAGTTTTGGTACAATTTGATGAAGTCTATCACAATAGCGAAGTCTGGATAAACGGACGTTCTCTGGGGAGGCGCCCTTACGGGTATATTCATTTTGAGCACGACCTGACTGACTACTTGCGAATCGGTCAGGATAATGTTCTATCTGTGCGTGTGGACAACAGCGATCAGCCTAACTGCCGATGGTACAGCGGTTCCGGCATTTACCGGCGTGTGCGTCTCCTCATCACGGATAAACTCTGCGTGGTCAGCTGGGGCACGGCTGTGACCACCCCGCAGATTGACGAGAAGCGTGCATCGATAAAGGTCTGTACGGAGGTGCAAAATGCCTATCCGCAGCCGCAAGAGTGCATACTTCTTACACAAGTAATCGATCCAAAAGGCAAAACGGCAGCAGAAACCCGATCCGTTCGTCTGCTCCGAGCCGGTGAACACTCCCGTTTCGAAGAACAAATAGAAATCAGCCGTCCGGAATTGTGGTCACCGGACCAACCCAACTTGTACACCGTTCGCAGTCTTGTTCGAACACCGGAGCGTCTCTGTGACATTTATGAAACTCCCTTCGGTATCCGCCGAATTGCCCTCGATTCCAACAGAGGATTTCTGCTGAACGGAGTTCCTGTGAAAATGAAGGGAGTCTGTATTCACCATGACGCCGGTTCTCTGGGAGCGGCAGTTCCTGTTCGGGTGTGGGAAAGACGGCTGGAGATTCTCCAGTCCATCGGCTGCAATGCCATTCGGACCAGCCACAATCCGCCGGCACCGGAACTGCCGGACCTGTGCGATCGAATGGGTTTTCTGGTTATCGAGGAGGCCTTTGACAAGTGGGACGGACGGTACGGGCGCTGGTTTGAATCGTGGTGGAAGCAGGATCTGGTGGATATGATTCAACGAGACCGCAATCATCCGTCTGTTGTCATCTGGAGCGTAGGGAACGAAGTCTCGGGTCAGGGCGGAGAAAGGTTCATGGAACAGCTCAGCCGTCTGGTCGATGAAACACGCCGTCATGACCCGACACGTCCGGTGACCTGTGCGCTGCGTCCTTTTGACATCCGCTCACGGGAAGAAAATGCGCAGATTATTGCTCAAATCGCCAAAGCCATGGACGTGGTATCCTGCAACTACCAAGAGCAGTGGTTTGAAGATTATCGAAAAGAGTATCCGGAGATTCTGATTATCGCCAGCGAAAGTTATCCGTTTTATCGAGGCAAGGAAATGAGTTATAAGGCATTTGAACCGCTCAATCCGTGGCTCGAGGCGGAAAAGCATGATTACGTACTGGGAACTTTTTATTGGACAGGAATAGATTATCTGGGTGAAGCAGAGGCGGGCTGGCCGTATCATGGATGGAATTGCAGTCTGATCGACACCTGCGGTTTTGTTCGTCCCGTCGGGCATCTTGTTCGCAGTTTCTGGTCAAAAGAACCGATGGTATATTTGGCCGTTCTGGATGATTCACTGGAAGAACCCAACCCGACAAAGGACCACTGGGGCTGGCCCAAAATGGCGTCTCACTGGACTGTGCCTGTTCCGGAAGGTCAGCTAGTAAAAATTGCGGTTTTTTCAAACTGCCCGACTGCGGAAGTTTTTTTGAATGGACAGTCAATGGGACGCAAGGAACGCTGCCATTTTCCGGACGGGATGATGATTTGGAAGATTCCGTATATTCCCGGACGGATTGAAGCTCGGGGGCTGAAAGAGGAGAAAACACTTTGCACATATCAGCTCCGGACAGCCGGCCGGCCGACTCAAATCTGCCTGCTGGCAGACCGAAACGTTCTTCGGGCCGACGGACAGGATGTCAGCCATGTGGAGGTACAGATTCAAGACGCAGAAGGAGTTGTTGTTCCCAATGCGGCGCATACAATCCGGTACTTCCTGGATGGACCCGGGACGATTCTCGGGGTCGATAACGGGGATTTGACCAGTATGGAATCTTACCAGGCCTCTGAACGGAAGGTGTTTCAAGGGCGTGCTCTGGTGATTATTCAGTCCGCCCGGCAGGAAGGAGCAATCACTCTTCGGGCCCGAGCAGACGGATTAAAAGAGGCTGCCGTGGTTATTCAAACGGCCGCTTGTGAATCGATAAATAAAGATCTATCAGCTGCTCAATCATCCCGCTGA